From Kineosporia succinea, the proteins below share one genomic window:
- a CDS encoding outer membrane protein assembly factor BamB family protein, giving the protein MHRRMFLTGSSALTAGAVLATSAQEAQAAVTPPQPGSFGPVGASFPKVGGNYGNQNYSPLRQITRKNVSRLGGAWHVNLEGGDTSQAQQSTVVAEKGVLYVQTQQQNVFAIDGRTGATRWKTNVGTDRINMRGVALDADRVFTIAGDNHVYALNKKTGQVVWKTLLLTEDTSAGSPEPCDPANGQCGGSIGSLAGAVVHWDGLIYVGMQGSTAGARGRAYALDARTGELRWTFWAVPGPDEFGGDTWEGESWKTGGAVPWIHPAVDPDLGLVYWTFGNPYPRTNGSTRAGDNLFANCIVALDAKTGRRRWHFQSVHHDIWDYDNVMAPVLADITVKGRTRKIVAYGSKVGMYFVLDRRDGTPVQGVTEKPVPQDRRQKTAPTQPFPGGESFMPQKPRFDNATRPVPFYPVGGAFDTFWDRATIIFPGAGGGADWAHVSFNPNTGWLYVGYGLINSAYSNTVGGRVNTARPLGEYFGGGIAAVDPRDNTVVWSIEREWSLAHGNGILTTGGRVMFQGGPDGVLHAMDDETAEILWSFQCGAGVHTSPIAYEIDGEQYLAVFAGGNGLPYPDIPRGDHLWAFKLNGKVTPAPAPTPPSQRNQIRTAAVSGETAGNTVTLGRVWNNGPGPTENLVAQNAMSPQHLRVPRGTTITFVNPAGNASAHGAVSFFEYEFDTGTLMPGQSFQHTFERPGEYFYNDPIYPQNTGKIVVT; this is encoded by the coding sequence ATGCACCGTCGCATGTTCCTGACCGGATCCTCCGCTCTCACCGCCGGTGCCGTGCTGGCCACGTCGGCCCAGGAGGCCCAGGCCGCCGTGACCCCGCCCCAGCCGGGCAGTTTCGGGCCGGTCGGGGCCAGCTTCCCGAAGGTGGGCGGCAACTACGGCAACCAGAACTACTCCCCCCTCCGGCAGATCACCCGGAAGAACGTGAGCCGGCTGGGTGGGGCCTGGCACGTGAACCTCGAGGGTGGCGACACCTCGCAGGCTCAGCAGAGCACGGTGGTGGCCGAGAAGGGCGTGCTGTACGTGCAGACGCAGCAGCAGAACGTCTTCGCGATCGACGGGCGCACCGGCGCCACGCGGTGGAAGACGAACGTCGGCACCGACCGCATCAACATGCGGGGCGTGGCGCTCGACGCCGATCGGGTGTTCACCATCGCCGGCGACAACCACGTCTACGCCCTGAACAAGAAGACCGGCCAGGTCGTCTGGAAGACCCTGCTTCTCACCGAAGACACCTCGGCGGGCAGCCCGGAGCCGTGCGACCCGGCGAACGGGCAGTGCGGCGGCTCGATCGGCTCGCTGGCCGGGGCGGTGGTGCACTGGGACGGGCTGATCTACGTGGGCATGCAGGGCAGCACGGCGGGCGCACGGGGGCGGGCCTACGCGCTGGACGCCCGCACGGGCGAGCTGAGGTGGACGTTCTGGGCCGTCCCCGGGCCCGACGAGTTCGGCGGTGACACCTGGGAGGGCGAGAGCTGGAAGACCGGTGGCGCGGTGCCGTGGATCCATCCGGCGGTCGATCCCGATCTGGGCCTGGTGTACTGGACTTTCGGCAATCCGTACCCGCGCACCAACGGCTCGACGCGGGCGGGCGACAACCTGTTCGCGAACTGCATCGTGGCCCTGGACGCCAAGACCGGGCGGCGGCGCTGGCACTTCCAGTCCGTGCACCACGACATCTGGGACTACGACAACGTGATGGCACCGGTGCTGGCCGACATCACGGTCAAGGGCCGCACCCGCAAGATCGTGGCCTACGGCAGCAAGGTCGGCATGTACTTCGTCCTCGACCGCCGCGACGGCACACCGGTGCAGGGTGTGACCGAGAAGCCGGTGCCGCAGGACCGGCGCCAGAAGACCGCGCCCACCCAGCCCTTTCCCGGTGGCGAGTCGTTCATGCCGCAGAAGCCGCGCTTCGACAACGCGACCCGCCCGGTGCCGTTCTACCCGGTCGGCGGCGCGTTCGACACGTTCTGGGACCGCGCGACCATCATCTTCCCCGGGGCCGGGGGCGGCGCCGACTGGGCCCACGTGTCGTTCAACCCGAACACCGGCTGGCTGTACGTGGGCTACGGCCTGATCAACTCGGCGTACTCGAACACCGTCGGCGGCCGGGTCAACACCGCGCGCCCGCTGGGCGAGTACTTCGGTGGCGGCATCGCGGCGGTCGACCCGCGCGACAACACGGTGGTGTGGAGCATCGAGCGGGAGTGGTCACTGGCGCACGGCAACGGCATCCTCACCACCGGCGGCCGGGTGATGTTCCAGGGCGGTCCCGACGGGGTGCTGCACGCGATGGACGACGAGACCGCCGAGATCCTCTGGAGCTTCCAGTGCGGCGCGGGCGTGCACACCAGCCCGATCGCCTACGAGATCGACGGTGAGCAGTACCTCGCGGTGTTCGCCGGCGGCAACGGCCTGCCCTACCCCGACATCCCCCGCGGCGATCATCTGTGGGCCTTCAAACTGAACGGCAAGGTGACGCCCGCGCCGGCGCCCACTCCCCCGTCCCAACGCAATCAGATCCGCACCGCCGCGGTGAGCGGCGAGACCGCCGGGAACACCGTGACGCTGGGGCGGGTGTGGAACAACGGGCCGGGCCCCACCGAGAACCTGGTCGCCCAGAACGCCATGTCGCCGCAGCATCTCCGGGTGCCCAGGGGCACGACGATCACGTTCGTGAACCCGGCCGGCAACGCCTCGGCGCACGGGGCGGTGAGCTTCTTCGAGTACGAGTTCGACACCGGGACACTGATGCCCGGGCAGTCGTTCCAGCACACCTTCGAGCGCCCGGGTGAGTACTTCTACAACGACCCGATCTACCCGCAGAACACCGGCAAGATCGTGGTGACCTGA
- a CDS encoding zinc-binding alcohol dehydrogenase family protein codes for MSTTMRAVVLDAPGPVTNFHVRDLPVPEPRPGWVRIQVRSFGLNRSELMTRLGHSGGDVTFPRVLGIEATGVVDHDPTGTFEPGRQVMTMMGEMGRRFDGGYAEYTCVPVTQVIPFRSDLDWATLGAVPEMLQTAYGSLTDGLDARPGQSILIRGGTSSVGLATAALAKRLGMTVLSTTRAPAKAELLLDLGVDHVLIDDGHVAEHTRAILPEGVDTALELVGTPTLPDTLRATARHGVVCFTGMLSNEWTVKEFYPISYIPRGVRLTAYSGEASDLPADVLQRFLDDVAAGLAKVPIEIIYDLEGVANAHARMEANSSQGKLVVVL; via the coding sequence ATGAGCACAACGATGCGGGCCGTGGTCCTGGACGCCCCCGGCCCGGTCACGAACTTCCACGTGCGCGACCTCCCGGTGCCCGAACCCCGCCCCGGCTGGGTTCGCATCCAGGTGAGGTCTTTCGGCCTCAACCGATCGGAATTGATGACGCGCCTGGGCCATTCGGGCGGCGACGTCACCTTCCCGAGAGTGCTGGGGATCGAGGCGACCGGTGTCGTCGACCATGACCCCACCGGCACCTTCGAACCCGGTCGGCAGGTCATGACCATGATGGGCGAGATGGGTCGCCGCTTCGACGGCGGCTACGCCGAATACACCTGCGTCCCGGTCACCCAGGTCATCCCGTTCCGCTCCGACCTCGACTGGGCCACCCTCGGTGCCGTACCCGAGATGCTGCAGACCGCCTACGGTTCCCTCACCGACGGCCTCGACGCCCGCCCCGGCCAGAGCATCCTGATCCGGGGCGGCACGTCGTCCGTCGGCCTGGCCACGGCCGCCCTGGCCAAGCGGCTGGGCATGACCGTGCTGTCCACCACCCGCGCCCCGGCGAAGGCCGAGCTCCTGCTCGATCTCGGGGTGGACCACGTCCTGATCGACGACGGTCACGTGGCCGAGCACACCCGCGCCATCCTGCCCGAGGGCGTCGACACCGCCCTCGAACTCGTGGGCACCCCCACGCTTCCCGACACCCTGAGGGCGACCGCGCGTCACGGCGTGGTCTGTTTCACCGGCATGCTCTCGAACGAGTGGACGGTGAAGGAGTTCTACCCGATCAGCTACATCCCCCGCGGGGTGCGCCTGACCGCCTACTCGGGCGAGGCGTCCGACCTTCCGGCCGACGTGCTGCAGCGCTTCCTCGACGACGTCGCGGCCGGCCTCGCGAAGGTCCCGATCGAGATCATCTACGACCTCGAAGGTGTGGCGAACGCCCACGCGCGGATGGAGGCCAACTCGTCACAGGGCAAGCTCGTCGTCGTGCTCTGA
- a CDS encoding ThuA domain-containing protein, translating into MKSVPFRALSRKRRDEHVNIRYGIKSGPLLVAVITVVIVWALSGIARPAASPGGRPQGAQQLGEPDYGVCRGTDPKCYHDWGNVSPENGVRVLVYSRTAGPRHANLGPALAAGLNPPLTDANAAQKGLVALGAANGFSVDHTEDVTQLASAGTLLKYDAVVFLSTTRDTLDDGAQTALRQYVRAGGGFVGIHNAFGTEYNWPWYEGLLGNANFYDHGPYQAGTVRTLDRRDASTKSLPASWEYKDEWYNLVPFPSRVRVLATVDEKSLTQGVTGNLGHPGHGDYHPVAWCQYYDGGRAFLTTLGHGQTAFDPASTNAGDRNFQKLVVGGILSAAGAQPFCR; encoded by the coding sequence GTGAAATCAGTTCCGTTCCGCGCACTGTCGCGCAAGCGAAGGGACGAGCACGTGAACATTCGGTACGGCATCAAGAGCGGCCCCCTCCTCGTGGCCGTCATCACCGTGGTCATCGTCTGGGCCCTGAGCGGAATCGCCCGCCCGGCAGCCAGTCCCGGCGGCAGGCCCCAGGGGGCGCAGCAGCTCGGTGAACCCGACTACGGCGTCTGCCGCGGCACCGACCCGAAGTGCTACCACGACTGGGGCAACGTCAGCCCGGAGAACGGCGTGAGGGTCCTGGTCTACAGCCGCACCGCCGGCCCCCGCCACGCCAACCTCGGCCCGGCCCTCGCGGCCGGGCTCAACCCACCGCTGACCGACGCGAACGCCGCCCAGAAAGGCCTAGTCGCACTCGGTGCCGCCAACGGGTTCAGCGTCGACCACACCGAGGACGTGACCCAGCTGGCCAGTGCGGGCACCCTGCTGAAGTACGACGCGGTCGTGTTCCTCAGCACCACCCGCGACACGCTCGACGACGGCGCCCAGACCGCACTGCGTCAGTACGTCCGCGCCGGAGGCGGATTCGTCGGCATCCACAACGCGTTCGGCACCGAGTACAACTGGCCCTGGTACGAAGGGCTGCTCGGCAACGCCAACTTCTACGACCACGGCCCCTACCAGGCCGGCACCGTGCGAACCCTCGACCGCAGGGACGCGTCCACGAAATCCCTTCCGGCGAGCTGGGAGTACAAGGACGAGTGGTACAACCTCGTGCCCTTCCCGTCCCGGGTGCGGGTGCTCGCCACCGTCGACGAGAAGAGCCTCACCCAGGGCGTCACCGGCAACCTCGGGCATCCCGGTCACGGCGACTACCACCCCGTCGCCTGGTGTCAGTACTACGACGGCGGAAGGGCTTTCCTGACCACTCTCGGCCACGGGCAGACCGCTTTCGACCCGGCCTCCACGAACGCGGGCGACAGGAACTTCCAGAAGCTCGTCGTCGGAGGAATCCTCTCCGCCGCCGGGGCCCAGCCGTTCTGCCGGTGA
- a CDS encoding PadR family transcriptional regulator produces the protein MIELMILGFLAEGPLHGYELRRRMEQLHGYARPMSDGTIYPALKRLTAAGLLSEQIEPGTGAASRKTLHLTDAGRRRLEQILREADGHDITDGGRFILVLAFLSLLPDAAARQAVLARRLAFLEQPASFFYDGDRPLHAAEIHDPYRQGVLLTARATSTAEKAWLREQLAEAEETP, from the coding sequence GTGATCGAGCTGATGATCCTGGGGTTCCTGGCCGAGGGCCCCCTGCACGGGTACGAGCTGCGGCGCCGCATGGAGCAGTTGCACGGCTACGCGCGCCCGATGAGTGACGGCACGATCTACCCCGCGCTCAAGCGGCTGACCGCGGCCGGGCTGCTCAGCGAGCAGATCGAGCCGGGCACGGGCGCGGCCTCCCGCAAGACGCTGCACCTGACCGACGCCGGGCGGCGGCGCCTGGAACAGATCCTGCGCGAGGCCGACGGCCACGACATCACCGACGGCGGCCGCTTCATCCTGGTCCTGGCCTTCCTGTCGCTCCTGCCCGACGCGGCCGCACGCCAGGCCGTTCTCGCCCGGCGCCTGGCCTTTCTCGAGCAGCCGGCCAGCTTCTTCTACGACGGCGACCGCCCGCTGCACGCCGCCGAGATCCACGACCCGTACCGGCAGGGCGTCCTGCTGACCGCCCGCGCCACCAGCACGGCCGAGAAAGCCTGGTTGCGAGAACAACTCGCCGAAGCCGAGGAGACGCCATGA